In Kwoniella pini CBS 10737 chromosome 2, complete sequence, the sequence GGTTTAAAAGTTCCACGAGAAGTATCATCTACAACTTCAACTACCCAGagatcattctcatctcCTATAGTCTCATTTCCATATCCTGCAATTTCCCAATTCTCCTTTGTTACTGGAGCTGCAATCggatgagaatgaagatTTCGACCAGTGGCAGCATGAAGTAATCTGATAGTGTCACCAGCTTGTAGATACCTTATAGGTCCATCAGGATCGACTGGATCATCGTTCCAAACAGGAGTTACAATCCAATTATTGTTATCGTCCTTGTAATGGTAGCATGTCacttgttgttgctgtGAACCAACGGGAAAAGTTTGAACATGAGAATGTAATAAACCTCCACCGTATCCGTAATTCTTTAGTGTCAATTTTGATCCATAAGCTATCTCCAACGGTGATTCCGCAAAATCATTTCCCTTCAGATGTGCTTGGAACAAACTCGACATCTGAGCGTCACCTGGGCCGGACCTATTGAGAACCATGAAATGAAGTTTGAAGCATGAAGCATAGACGATGAATGGTAAGACCATCAAACAGGCTATACGCGCTATCCAATGTTGTATGTATGTTCGCTAAGCATTACCTATTAGCTCTATGCAGAATGGCCCTGATCAACCAGCTGAATACTCACGATAGGCATTGACAGGTCGCCGAACTTATCCCACAAATCCTCGATGGTGTACAAACCGACAAGGGCAGTTATGAACATTCCAACCCATTTTACACTGCAGACACAACCAATCGACCATCCAGTGAAGACAAGCCAGATCCACCAGTCATCACCGAAAGCACTATGCATAATACGTAAGCTTATGAATTTGCGAACCCATATCATATCTAGCAGACTTACTCGTGACGTTGATTGTGGAATTTGACTAGACCAAGGGTAGTTGTGAAAGTGAAAAACAGTAACATCGAATCTAAAAGGATGAACCTCGAAATACAAAGCCATCCAATATCTACGATTACGTCTTTGTCAGCCGCATGAAATCACAAATTAGGAAGGAGGAAAATCATGACTCACCACAAAGTACACAGATGGTTACCCAATGCCTAGTCCATCTTGACCAACCCATCTCTCCAGCAGTCCACCATGCAAGCGGTACGAGCGCGACACCAAAACTCGCCAATATCACTCGCATAGAAGTATAAGGCACGTCCGCTGGGTATTCCACTCCTGATTTGAATTCAAATCCGCCTCCATATCCAGATAATAAACCTGCTAAACCGACTAACATCTTTCCGAGCGGAGGGTGCACGTCGAAGTAGAAATCTCGATTGATGTAATGAGTTCCGAATTTACCGAAGTGAGCCTGCAGAATGGTACCAGATGTAAGCTACTATACGTTGATCTCACGACTGGTCGACCCAGATCAAATACCGGTGATATTTGCTGAGATGAAAGTCAAAGACTAGCTACTCACTTCGTCCCATACTACGTAATTGGCAGCTCCGATCCTCCAATACCTTGTTATCATACTCAACAAGGTATATATACCTGTCCAAATGAGCTCTTCGTGTTCAACCATTATACCTCGCTAAGAAACGTACGTGGTCAGCTTTATGACCTCCCTCACAGTCATTTGAGAGAATGATACTGACCCATCCTCCTATCCTTTGTCTTGGAGGTAATCCCCTCTTCCCACCTATTCCTGGTCCAGCTCCGTGACCCTTTTCCCATTTACcttgatcatcaagtaattccactttttcatcataGCTATCTGCTAAACTAATCTCTTTCTCACCACTACCAATACCATTATTGTTGTTTACTTTTCTTTGTCGGGTTTCCATATCGTCGTAAGAATGAGAATGTGAgtataaaggtaaatcacTAGAACCAGAATTAATTGGAgaatctaatttatctaaataattattttgattaaatgtATCTCTTGATGAACCGtatgattttatatttcTATTAAATTCCCAAGGTTTTGGATCACTTAAATCGTTTTCTACTATTTGAAAATCACCGTTATGCAATTGTtgtgaagaggaagaattATGAAGATGTCTACGTAGAGTTGTTGAAGCGGATGCAGAAGCGGAATTAGAGGATGTTGAAGTGGATATATtggaaggtgaaaaagacCTCTTCATGGAGTTTATTTCTCAATCAGATAGAAGATCTGGttgtgatgatgatcaaaagttgaaagcGAGTGTATGATCTTTGGTTGATTTGGATCGTTGAAGCGATTAATCAAACATGAGATGGACGTGATAATTGGGATTTTGATCACCCTTTTAATTACTTCTTGGAACTTCTTATTGCTTGTGAGTAAGCATAAAGGAAAGATATCCTCTATATTCTTTTGGAATACTCCTTTGTGTTATTTCGAAGTGAAGCTATAACAGCCTTTGTCCAAGGACTATGTTACTGCGGTATGGACAATGCTACTTCCTGCTGCTGCCGCTGTTACAACCTCCAGCGCGTCAATCTCAAACCTCCGGAACGAAATGATCATCACCCCACGTGTCTTCGGCAAGGGGGTGACTCTAATcaacggaatcaaatgaagaacaTCATCTCAAAGTGCCACTACTTTACAAATGACTGACCTTACCAAATTACCGAATTGATCACGAAACGCCGAATCTCATTTAGCAGGGGTCAAAATTATTTTGTTATATGGTCGTTTTTTAATTGTACGGTGAGGTTTGCCTGTATGCTGACCATTGTAGCTTGTTCGTCACTAATTTGAGCATTTTCATTGACAACTTGCAATTTATACCCTTCTTTAACCTTCAAGTCCAACAAAAAAAATCGTTAGTCAAAACTCATTCACTTTCAACTAAATCTTATAGGTCTATACTGATATTTCAGGTATATATCTAGAAAATGGCCGCTAGACCCACCGTCACCGTTTGGTCCGCTACTGGAGAGTCCTCCGGCTCTGTCCCTCTCCCAGCTGTCTTCACAGCTCCTATCAGACTTGATGTTGTTCAACAAGTTCACAGTAAGTAGATGTCATCCGAAAGAATGGGTATAGGAGATAGCTGGATTCGGATAGAACGGAAAACGAAGTGTAAGAAGGACATGGAAGGGTTTTTGGGGAATAAAGGTGTTATGGGAGATTGTGAGGAAACGCTATAGAATTGCATAAAAGTCGccaagaagaagctatcTCCTATGCCCTAGCCATAGCACTTATTGGTAGAGCACAAGTCTAACTGATCCCCTTTTACTCTTTAGAGTCCATCGCTAAGAACAGAAGACAACCTTACGCTGTCGCTGAAAACGCTGGTCACCAAACCTCTGCTGAATCATGGGGTACTGGTAGAGCTGTTGCCCGTATCCCCCGTgtaggtggtggtggtacCCAAAGATCCGGTCAAGCCGCTTTCGGTAACATGTGTAGAGGTGGACGAATGTTCGCTCCTACCAAGACTTGGAGAAAATGGCACGTAAAAGTTAACCAAAACCAAAGAAGATACGCCGTTGCTTCTGCTTTAGCTGCTTCCGCTTTACCATCTTTGGTCCTTGCTAGAGGTCACAGAATTgaacaaattcaagaagttCCCCTCgtcatctcttcttccgttGAATCAGTTACCAAAACTAAAGAAGCCGTCGAACTCCTTAAAGCTACCGCTGCTTACGCCGATATCGCCAAGGTTTCAAACTCTAGAAAACTTAGAGCcggtaaaggtaaattgagAAACAGAAGATACAGACAACGAAGAGGTCCTCTCGTTGTATACGCTAAAGATGAAGGTCTTACCAGAGCTTTCAAGAACGTTCCAGGAGTTGAAACTTGCCCTGTTGAATCcctcaaccttcttcaactcgCTCCTGGTGGTCACGTCGGtcgattcatcatctggACCGAATCTGCCATCGCTGCTCTTGACTCTGTTTACGAGAAGAAATCTGGCTTCAACATCCCAACCGCCAagatctcttcttcagacGTTACCAGACTTATCAACTCTGATGAAATCCAATCCGTCCTCAGACCTGCCGGTGCACCAACCCAAAAGAGTGAGTCCGAGTCGTTGTATAACCTAAACCTTTTCAAACGCTGACATTCTTGTATTATGTTAGGACCTTTCACTCAAAAGAAGAACCCTCTCAGAAACAAGGCTATCTTATTCAGACTCAACCCTTACGCCAAAACTCTCAGAAGACAAGAACTTCTCAgacaagagaagaagagcaAAGGTTCAGTCAAGAAATCCGCTCCAGCTGCTGCTGGAAAAGAATTCCTCGAAATCCTTCACTCTGCTTAAGCGATTTCTCTTGGTTTTCTAGGTTGATTTTGTAGTCATTCTCTCTTAAATATCTTTTATGAGATGAAGTTGTCCATAACTTGCTTTGAAAAGCTCAGTTGCATCATTGTTATTCATTGTTACTCGTCAATTATCTGTGCAGGCCGTATTAAGTACTTACATGCTGATTCAATATATCGATTGCAATGGATTGGGTAGATTATTTCGTTATGACCAGACCTTATGGGATTATAAAACCTAGTTTCAGGGTTTTGTAATGATTAATACAAATGTTAATTATGGTGCCACTAggaatatttgataattgattgatttgacaaTTTCAAGATTCAAGTTGAAGCGGTTTCGAAATGAATTcataaatttcaattttagatatcatttgaattcaaCATTAAGTACCGTCATATATAGAATAGACACTTATCACCTTTCAGATCAGATTCTATTCTGTAAGAAGTACTATCTCATTGTGACTGAATTAAACCAAAGAAATATATCAACGAAATGTCAAATAGAAGTGGAACACCACctaaaagaagaatttcaGAAGCGAATAATTCATCTCAACCagcaaaatcatcaaaaatgTCAGCTTCTGCACCTTtatttataccttcaaattcaaaaccaaatacaattacaaatacaaatactattaaatcatttcatgatatttcaaaaacattaaataataataataataatgaaaatttaggAGATGGTGCAGAAGATGTTGCTGGAAATATACCAATAGGTGAAACTTCTGATAGAATTACAAAACcacttccttcttcttcttcttcttcaagtaaaaatcaacaacaaagaGCAGATTTCGTACCTAAACCTGCTGTTGTTCCTAAAACTCATgcagataaagaaaatacaAGAAGATTAATTGTAGTTTTATCTCAAGTGAGTTAAGGTTTTTTTCTTCCGGAaagaatcatcaattatataATCAAGATGTATGCGATTTACAAGCTAATATCATATCACTTAGGCATGTCTTGAAGCTTACAGAGTATCTTCTGGATCAGGAGGTAAAAATACTTCAGGAAAAGAAGCAAAATATGCTTTATTGAATTGTGATGATCATCAAGGTATTTTAGCTAAGACAGGAAGAGATATAGCGGATGCAAGACCTGATATTACACATCAAGTGAGGCAaacttttctttttctaattcacACCAGTGTCTGATAGctaatgaattttgattcacCTTACTTTAGTGCCTTCTTACTCTCCttgattcacctttaaaCAAAGCTGGTTTACTACAAGTTTACATTCACACAGCTAGAGGAGTTTTAATTGAAGTTAATCCAAGTGTGAGAATACCGAGAACATTCAAGAGATTTTCCGGTTTAATGGGTAAATCATCCTAGCCCTCATGGCGTCAATATAAGGGATATCCATGGCTGATAACCTTGATTATGTAGTTCAACTTTTACATAAACTTTCTATTCGAGGTGTGAATGGTAGTGAAAAGTTACTAAGAGTGATAAAGGTCAGTCGTATCTAATTGATTCGCGATCTTTACATGTGCATCCGTGCTGAGTGATATGATTTGTAACGTTAGAATCCTATAACCGATCATTTACCTACAAATACCATCAAACTCAGTGAATAATTCCCGCTATAATGAAATGCAAGTTCTTCGGCAGGAAATAACTGAcggttttttttttttagctCTTTCCGCTGATGCTCCAACAATCAGATTATCTCAATTCTTACCTACTTTACCTGAAACTCATTCAGTATGCGTTTTCGTCGGTGCAATGGCTAGAGGGTGAGTAGTAATTCAATCATACCTTGAGCAAAATTACCCAAAGAAAATGATACTGAGTTATGTCAATTTTGTAGAGCCGATAATTTTGCAGATCAATTTGTAGATCAAAAAATCTCAATAAGTGATTATtctttatcagcttcagTTGCATGTGGAAAATTCTGTTGCGCAATGGTAAGATTTAAAATCTCGCTCTTCAAATTATTCTAGACATTATCTAATATTTTGAATACATTTTTTTAGGAGGAAATTTGGAATATTatttaagaaaaaattaaaaatcatAGAATGAAAAGACCTCAACGTCTGATGATTGATGTTTTTCTTCTGAGataaaagatcaaatttgCTCGTCATTAAATAGTAAAGGTTGAAAAGGCTGATGGTTGgtggaagttgaaaaaattcaataatagATTTCAAGGGGTTATGTTTTCATTtttccattattatcaaattcacacTCATCTGTGTAAtcgttttttttttgttgttAAATTACATGcaaatatatcatcatcaattaatgTGAATTTCTGCAGAGATCGTTTCTTAATGAGAGTGTAATCGAATCTACAGACTGCAATCATCAGACTTTTACGGGAACTTGAAAGGGCAGGAACATTTAAGCATGAatttatatacatattacaaatatcaatcatacCATAATTTAGTAAAGGAGTTTCACCTTTGAATCGTAAATTCATATACTACAGTTCCTTCCCCTTTATCATCGACACATTCGTTCTTACGGATCATGCTTTAAACAGACTGATCCTCACAGTGGCAAACAATAAGCCATACACTCAGCAGtctttgatcttctatATGTACGACGGGGACGTTCATGAGGGGGAGGTTTATAGGTCATGACCGTATGATTAGTTCCTTCACCCTGCTCGCCCTCCGCGTTGAACGGAATAAACTCCTCGAACTGTTTTCCGTAACCTCTGCCCGTGTAAAGTTCGATCTGTACATCATGCTCGAGTTCAATGATGTTCTAAGTATGTTTAGATTTTATATATACCGAAAGAACTCACATTGTCTTGATTATCCTCGATTAACCATACAGTTGACTGCGTATTATCCGCTGTCTCTTCGAGTTTTTGCAACAGTTGCGACTCAAGTCCTTTCCCCTGAGCCCATGGTGACGTGACCAGGAAATTAGCATAGATCGAGTTATCACTTGTAAGCCCATGTTCGGTCTCCATGCGGGATTTAATCTTGTCCAAACTTGGGAAATACTATCTCAAAAGCATAGC encodes:
- a CDS encoding 60S ribosomal protein uL4 translates to MAARPTVTVWSATGESSGSVPLPAVFTAPIRLDVVQQVHKSIAKNRRQPYAVAENAGHQTSAESWGTGRAVARIPRVGGGGTQRSGQAAFGNMCRGGRMFAPTKTWRKWHVKVNQNQRRYAVASALAASALPSLVLARGHRIEQIQEVPLVISSSVESVTKTKEAVELLKATAAYADIAKVSNSRKLRAGKGKLRNRRYRQRRGPLVVYAKDEGLTRAFKNVPGVETCPVESLNLLQLAPGGHVGRFIIWTESAIAALDSVYEKKSGFNIPTAKISSSDVTRLINSDEIQSVLRPAGAPTQKRPFTQKKNPLRNKAILFRLNPYAKTLRRQELLRQEKKSKGSVKKSAPAAAGKEFLEILHSA